A genomic segment from Nicotiana sylvestris chromosome 1, ASM39365v2, whole genome shotgun sequence encodes:
- the LOC104222119 gene encoding small ribosomal subunit protein eS12-like isoform X2 yields MDIMTALQLVLRKSKAHGGLARGLHEGAKVIEKHAAQLCVLAEDCDQPDYVKLVKALCADHNVSLITVPNAKTLGEWAGLCKIDSEGKARKVVGCGCVVVKDYGEETEGLHIVQEYVKSH; encoded by the exons ATGGACATCATGACCGCTCTGCAGCTGGTGCTCAGGAAGTCTAAAGCTCATGGAGGACTTGCTCGAGGACTCCATGAAGGTGCTAAGGTGATTGAGAAGCATGCTGCGCAGCTTTGTGTGCTAGCAGAGGACTGCGACCAGCCAGACTATGTCAAGCTGGTCAAAGCTCTTTGTGCTGATCACAATGTCAGTTTGATTACAGTTCCCAATGCAAAAACTCTTGGCGAATGGGCTGGT TTATGCAAAATTGATTCTGAAGGGAAAGCAAGGAAAGTTGTTGGTTGTGGCTGTGTTGTCGTGAAG GATTATGGGGAAGAGACTGAGGGTCTCCATATCGTCCAGGAGTACGTGAAGTCTCATTAA
- the LOC104222119 gene encoding small ribosomal subunit protein eS12-like isoform X1 → MSGEDAAVPVVAAETPAPALGEPMDIMTALQLVLRKSKAHGGLARGLHEGAKVIEKHAAQLCVLAEDCDQPDYVKLVKALCADHNVSLITVPNAKTLGEWAGLCKIDSEGKARKVVGCGCVVVKDYGEETEGLHIVQEYVKSH, encoded by the exons ATGTCAGG AGAGGATGCTGCTGTTCCTGTTGTTGCGGCCGAGACTCCTGCTCCAGCACTTGGGGAGCCCATGGACATCATGACCGCTCTGCAGCTGGTGCTCAGGAAGTCTAAAGCTCATGGAGGACTTGCTCGAGGACTCCATGAAGGTGCTAAGGTGATTGAGAAGCATGCTGCGCAGCTTTGTGTGCTAGCAGAGGACTGCGACCAGCCAGACTATGTCAAGCTGGTCAAAGCTCTTTGTGCTGATCACAATGTCAGTTTGATTACAGTTCCCAATGCAAAAACTCTTGGCGAATGGGCTGGT TTATGCAAAATTGATTCTGAAGGGAAAGCAAGGAAAGTTGTTGGTTGTGGCTGTGTTGTCGTGAAG GATTATGGGGAAGAGACTGAGGGTCTCCATATCGTCCAGGAGTACGTGAAGTCTCATTAA